One Bdellovibrionota bacterium genomic region harbors:
- the gcvP gene encoding aminomethyl-transferring glycine dehydrogenase, with translation RIVGVSVDRLNNPAIRLALQTREQHIRRDKATSNICTAQALPGILAAFYATYHGPEGLKKIAKRIHTFACLFAQSMTAAGYKVSNENFFDTLKIEGVDSKTISQNATAKQINVRVIDGKSVGVSFDETATLESLETLYSVFASSKSFDFAKEYSNLKFNIGNFLRQSDYMKQDVFSSYHSETEMLRYMKRLQDKDLSLTVSMIPLGSCTMKLNATSEMIPLTWPEIGSLHPYAPLDQTLGYQEMFKDLENSLSVITGFDATSLQPNAGSQGEYAGLLVIRKYFEANNQSHRNICLIPVSAHGTNPASAVMAGFQVVGVACDTNGNIEVTDLKAKAEQHKDNLAALMVTYPSTHGVFEESIQEICEIIHGNGGQVYLDGANMNAMVGLSSPGKVGADVCHLNLHKTFCIPHGGGGPGMGPIGVKKHLAPYLPTHSLVKMGGEKGISAVSAAPWGSPSILPISWMYIQMMGPQGLLRATQVAILNANYVALKLTSSFPVLYKGKNGFVAHECIVDVRGLKEETGIGVEDVAKRLMDYGYHAPTMSFPVIGTLMIEPTESESKVELDRFCEAMISIYNEIQDVKSGKADKTNNVLKNAPHVATEVASDKWDKPYSRDQAAFPTAWTRKAKFWPAVSRVDNVAGDRNLICTCDDFFGQASQA, from the coding sequence GGCGAATTGTGGGTGTATCTGTTGATAGACTGAATAACCCCGCAATCAGACTTGCACTACAAACTCGTGAACAACATATTCGCCGTGACAAAGCGACTTCAAATATTTGCACAGCACAGGCTCTTCCAGGAATCTTGGCGGCATTCTATGCCACTTATCACGGACCAGAAGGCTTAAAGAAAATTGCAAAGCGCATTCACACGTTCGCGTGTTTGTTTGCTCAAAGCATGACAGCAGCTGGATACAAAGTTTCTAATGAAAATTTCTTCGATACTTTAAAAATCGAAGGCGTAGATTCTAAAACAATTTCTCAAAACGCTACCGCTAAACAAATCAACGTAAGAGTGATTGATGGAAAATCGGTTGGCGTTTCCTTTGATGAAACTGCAACACTAGAGAGTCTAGAAACTCTTTACAGTGTTTTTGCATCGAGTAAGTCTTTTGATTTTGCAAAGGAATACTCTAACTTAAAGTTCAACATCGGAAACTTCTTAAGACAATCTGATTACATGAAACAAGATGTTTTCTCGAGCTATCACTCCGAAACAGAAATGTTACGTTACATGAAACGTCTTCAAGACAAAGATCTTTCTCTGACGGTTTCCATGATTCCTCTCGGAAGCTGCACCATGAAATTGAATGCGACATCTGAAATGATTCCATTGACGTGGCCAGAGATTGGAAGCCTTCACCCTTACGCACCTCTAGATCAAACTCTCGGATATCAAGAGATGTTTAAGGATTTAGAAAATTCGCTTTCCGTGATCACGGGCTTTGATGCAACATCGCTCCAACCTAATGCCGGTTCTCAAGGTGAGTATGCAGGTCTACTCGTTATCAGAAAATATTTTGAGGCCAATAATCAATCCCATAGAAATATATGTTTAATTCCAGTTTCTGCTCACGGAACAAATCCGGCGAGCGCCGTCATGGCAGGATTCCAAGTGGTGGGCGTAGCATGTGACACCAATGGAAATATCGAAGTCACCGATTTAAAAGCAAAAGCCGAACAACACAAAGATAATCTTGCAGCTCTAATGGTAACATATCCATCAACTCACGGTGTATTTGAAGAAAGCATTCAAGAAATCTGTGAAATCATCCATGGAAATGGCGGCCAAGTTTACTTGGACGGCGCCAACATGAATGCCATGGTGGGATTAAGCTCTCCCGGAAAAGTGGGCGCAGATGTTTGTCACTTAAACCTTCATAAAACATTCTGTATCCCGCACGGCGGTGGCGGACCCGGCATGGGCCCAATCGGCGTTAAAAAACATTTGGCTCCTTATCTTCCTACGCACTCATTAGTAAAAATGGGTGGAGAAAAAGGAATCTCGGCAGTTTCAGCTGCTCCATGGGGAAGCCCAAGTATTCTGCCAATCTCTTGGATGTACATCCAAATGATGGGACCACAAGGGTTACTCAGAGCTACGCAAGTGGCGATCTTAAACGCAAATTACGTAGCACTTAAATTAACGTCTTCATTCCCGGTTCTTTACAAAGGTAAAAATGGATTTGTGGCACACGAATGCATCGTGGATGTGAGAGGCTTAAAAGAAGAAACCGGAATCGGCGTGGAAGACGTGGCAAAGAGATTGATGGACTACGGCTATCACGCGCCTACGATGTCTTTCCCTGTGATTGGCACTTTAATGATCGAACCGACAGAGAGTGAATCCAAAGTTGAACTCGATCGTTTCTGTGAAGCCATGATTTCAATTTATAACGAAATCCAAGATGTAAAATCTGGCAAAGCCGATAAAACCAATAACGTTTTAAAAAATGCTCCTCACGTTGCAACGGAAGTGGCGAGTGACAAATGGGATAAGCCTTACTCTAGAGATCAGGCAGCATTTCCAACGGCATGGACAAGAAAAGCAAAGTTCTGGCCCGCAGTTTCGAGAGTCGACAACGTGGCTGGGGACAGAAATCTTATTTGCACCTGCGATGATTTCTTCGGTCAAGCTTCGCAGGCATAA
- a CDS encoding glycine dehydrogenase (aminomethyl-transferring) produces the protein MNNTRDISELSTSQEFIARHIGPSEKEINEMLKALKLSSLEELVEKTVPKNILNKAPLNISPSLSENDALKKLKTIMSKNKVFKHYLGMGYYDTITPNVILRNVLENPSWYTQYTPYQAEISQGRLEVLLNFQTITSELTGLPVSNASLLDEATACAEAMTFAQALAPGKDRDTFFVDQNCHPQNIELIQTRAKPLNINVVIGDFKTFNFSEKVFGAIVQYPTTYGNIEDYKSFAMKAKEHKALVTAACDLMALTLITPPGEWGADVAVGSTQRFGVPMGYGGPHAAFFATKDEYKRRIP, from the coding sequence ATGAACAATACAAGAGACATTAGCGAACTCTCAACGTCTCAAGAATTTATTGCAAGACACATTGGCCCTTCAGAAAAAGAAATCAATGAAATGCTAAAAGCTTTAAAGCTTAGCTCTTTAGAAGAGCTTGTCGAAAAAACTGTTCCAAAAAATATTTTGAATAAAGCCCCTCTTAATATTTCACCATCGCTTTCTGAAAATGATGCTCTTAAAAAATTAAAAACAATCATGTCTAAGAACAAAGTTTTCAAACATTATCTTGGCATGGGTTATTACGACACCATCACTCCCAATGTGATTTTAAGAAACGTGCTGGAGAATCCTTCTTGGTACACGCAGTACACTCCGTACCAAGCAGAAATTTCGCAAGGAAGATTGGAAGTTCTTTTAAATTTCCAAACGATCACTTCGGAACTAACAGGCTTACCTGTTTCCAATGCCTCACTTCTTGACGAAGCCACAGCCTGTGCCGAAGCGATGACCTTTGCACAAGCGCTCGCTCCTGGAAAAGACAGAGACACTTTCTTCGTAGATCAAAACTGCCATCCGCAAAATATTGAACTCATCCAAACAAGAGCGAAACCTTTAAACATCAACGTTGTGATTGGAGATTTCAAAACTTTTAATTTTTCAGAAAAAGTTTTTGGAGCGATTGTTCAATACCCAACAACCTATGGAAATATCGAAGACTACAAATCCTTTGCGATGAAAGCTAAAGAACACAAAGCACTTGTCACTGCGGCTTGTGATCTAATGGCTTTAACTCTAATTACTCCTCCTGGAGAATGGGGTGCTGATGTTGCTGTCGGAAGCACACAACGTTTTGGCGTTCCGATGGGTTACGGTGGCCCTCACGCTGCTTTCTTTGCAACAAAAGACGAATACAAACGTAGAATCCCC
- a CDS encoding TIGR01212 family radical SAM protein (This family includes YhcC from E. coli K-12, an uncharacterized radical SAM protein.) encodes MQKQWLNRPYYSIGDYYREKFGERVSKISVNVADTCPNRLGLKGMQTCTFCDVWGSAAYAEQREFTLKQQIENVKEKILGMTKYNKFLVYFQSYTNSFTAIRNLEAMYEEALKHPGVVGIVIGTRPDCISPALINLWKKFSEKTYVSIELGAQTFYEDFLEFEKRGHSAQNTLDTIYKLADIPNLDIGLHFIFGHPGETIEHVIEQAKFAAQLPIQNVKLHNLHVLKNTKLEKFYEQGLFQPIELEEYSAKVAAFIAHLPQNIAVQRLSALSSRWDELIAPQWTMHKMTVFQGIIDYMNAKGAYQGQKYIPETSTLSDFRTLPLPFKEKIFDQTSFETLLKTLPPG; translated from the coding sequence ATGCAGAAACAGTGGTTAAACCGTCCCTATTACTCTATTGGCGATTATTATCGCGAAAAGTTTGGGGAAAGAGTTTCAAAAATTTCGGTAAACGTAGCTGATACCTGTCCGAATCGCTTAGGCTTGAAAGGCATGCAAACTTGCACATTCTGCGACGTTTGGGGTTCTGCGGCTTATGCCGAACAACGTGAATTCACTCTGAAACAGCAGATTGAAAACGTTAAAGAAAAAATTCTCGGCATGACCAAGTACAATAAATTCCTCGTATACTTTCAATCCTATACAAATTCTTTTACGGCCATCAGAAATCTCGAAGCCATGTACGAAGAAGCTCTCAAGCATCCAGGTGTAGTGGGTATCGTGATCGGTACTCGCCCGGACTGCATTTCGCCAGCCCTTATCAATCTCTGGAAAAAATTCTCAGAAAAAACTTATGTTTCTATTGAACTTGGCGCGCAGACTTTCTACGAAGACTTTTTAGAGTTCGAAAAGCGCGGCCACTCGGCACAAAATACGTTGGATACGATTTATAAGTTAGCGGATATTCCAAATTTGGATATTGGTTTGCATTTTATCTTTGGACACCCTGGAGAAACCATTGAGCACGTGATCGAACAAGCCAAGTTTGCAGCTCAACTGCCGATACAAAACGTAAAGCTTCATAATCTACACGTCTTAAAAAACACCAAACTTGAAAAATTTTACGAACAAGGACTTTTCCAACCTATTGAACTCGAAGAATACTCTGCCAAAGTCGCCGCCTTTATCGCTCATTTACCACAAAACATCGCGGTTCAGCGCTTAAGCGCTCTCTCTTCTCGCTGGGACGAATTGATTGCCCCTCAATGGACCATGCACAAAATGACAGTTTTCCAGGGAATCATCGATTACATGAATGCAAAAGGAGCCTATCAAGGCCAAAAGTATATACCCGAAACCTCGACTCTCAGTGACTTTAGAACTTTGCCTTTGCCGTTTAAAGAAAAAATCTTTGACCAAACCTCTTTTGAAACACTTCTTAAAACTCTGCCACCGGGTTAA
- a CDS encoding MnmC family methyltransferase → MSKTIEFILTEDGSPTAYFDNFGSDNFQHEKMHHSGGAFGESVYIYGPAIQWGFAKLDHPQILSLGTGIAYNEILSAAFSIVFDAPLKMASYEANNDLNEALIAWLKNSQEKIVPFKIYDSVLEMTANVFDISGEEIKSKMLSSFVAGDWKIKDAWDSQDREKYNVVIYDFFSSKAMEPFWTEEFLTEFLMKNADKKCSFGTYACTGKLKRALKANHFTYYKRKGYLWKRSSTFACRG, encoded by the coding sequence ATGAGTAAAACCATTGAATTTATTCTCACCGAGGATGGCAGTCCGACGGCCTACTTTGATAATTTTGGATCTGACAATTTTCAACATGAAAAAATGCACCATTCTGGCGGTGCCTTTGGTGAGAGTGTATATATCTACGGGCCGGCGATTCAATGGGGCTTTGCCAAGCTTGATCACCCTCAAATACTGTCTCTGGGAACTGGCATTGCGTACAACGAAATTTTATCAGCGGCATTTTCGATTGTGTTTGATGCTCCTCTAAAAATGGCAAGTTATGAAGCCAACAATGATTTGAACGAGGCTCTGATTGCTTGGCTAAAAAATTCTCAGGAAAAAATAGTTCCTTTTAAAATTTATGACTCCGTTTTAGAAATGACAGCCAACGTATTTGATATTTCTGGAGAAGAAATAAAATCCAAAATGCTTTCAAGTTTTGTAGCCGGAGATTGGAAAATCAAAGACGCTTGGGATTCTCAAGATCGTGAAAAATACAATGTCGTGATTTATGATTTTTTCAGTTCAAAAGCCATGGAACCTTTTTGGACCGAAGAATTCTTAACCGAGTTTCTAATGAAAAATGCGGACAAAAAATGTTCTTTTGGAACCTACGCATGCACCGGAAAACTGAAAAGAGCCCTTAAAGCCAATCACTTTACATATTATAAACGAAAAGGCTATCTCTGGAAAAGAAGTTCCACATTTGCGTGTCGAGGATAA
- a CDS encoding HD domain-containing protein: MKNWEELFEKKISEIATAEDPAHDLLHFKRVVRVAKEICEKENGKMEIVVPAAWLHDFVIIPKDSPKRSMASRISAEEAIKYLESIGYPKEFYSEIAHAIACHSFSANIPCETLEAKIVQDADRLDGIGAIGIARCFATAGLLKRPFYSDKDPFCESRAPEDRIYTIDHFYQKLFKTAEILQTQAGRELGKKRVEVMKKYLNDLALEIN; encoded by the coding sequence ATGAAGAACTGGGAAGAATTATTTGAAAAGAAAATTTCAGAAATTGCTACGGCGGAAGATCCGGCGCATGATTTGCTTCATTTTAAACGTGTGGTAAGAGTTGCCAAAGAAATTTGTGAAAAAGAAAATGGAAAGATGGAAATCGTTGTTCCGGCGGCGTGGCTTCATGATTTTGTGATCATTCCAAAGGATAGTCCCAAGAGATCTATGGCTTCGAGAATTTCGGCGGAAGAAGCCATTAAATATCTTGAATCTATTGGCTACCCAAAGGAATTTTATTCTGAGATTGCTCATGCAATTGCCTGCCATAGCTTTAGTGCCAATATTCCTTGTGAAACTCTTGAGGCAAAAATTGTCCAAGATGCAGATCGACTAGACGGTATCGGAGCCATTGGAATTGCGAGATGTTTTGCGACAGCAGGATTACTCAAAAGACCATTCTATAGTGACAAGGATCCTTTCTGTGAATCGCGAGCTCCAGAAGATAGAATATATACCATCGATCATTTCTATCAAAAATTATTTAAGACAGCCGAGATACTGCAAACTCAAGCTGGCAGAGAGCTTGGGAAAAAACGTGTCGAGGTTATGAAAAAGTACTTAAATGATTTAGCTTTGGAAATTAATTAA
- a CDS encoding GNAT family N-acetyltransferase, translating into MKVLETERLIFRRTNDSDAEFMKKLMNSPGFIENIGDRNIKTLEDAKVHIASKYTASYEANGYGLFTVELRNKTPIGTCGLVKRDPKEDPDIGFAYLPEFWGKGYAIEAALGVLDYSKNILKLKRVLGITIPSNIGSIKTLEKAGLKFIKMSISEVDGAEIRVYEILL; encoded by the coding sequence ATGAAAGTTCTCGAAACCGAAAGATTAATTTTTAGACGTACAAATGATTCGGATGCTGAGTTCATGAAAAAATTAATGAATTCTCCTGGATTTATCGAAAACATTGGTGATCGCAATATCAAAACGCTTGAGGATGCTAAAGTTCATATTGCATCTAAATACACTGCCAGTTATGAAGCCAACGGTTACGGACTCTTTACAGTTGAACTCAGAAATAAAACTCCCATTGGAACTTGCGGGCTCGTTAAACGTGATCCAAAAGAAGATCCTGATATCGGTTTTGCATACCTTCCAGAATTTTGGGGTAAAGGTTACGCAATTGAAGCAGCACTTGGAGTTTTAGATTATTCGAAAAATATTTTAAAATTAAAACGCGTTCTTGGAATTACAATCCCTAGCAACATTGGCTCAATAAAAACTCTAGAAAAAGCAGGACTAAAATTTATAAAAATGTCCATCTCCGAAGTCGACGGCGCAGAAATTAGAGTCTACGAAATCCTATTGTAA
- the epmA gene encoding EF-P lysine aminoacylase EpmA, with protein MQKTIANSALISKVIKLFENILPLTEYLCINATQMNTTRQQYLKSEWNQYPFLELKVFTVRDFLKHFAKLNSGEKKIKTDDFWVAGRIFKGEAQNGVHYSIESQDETLTLDFSSNCKLSQKYPNDEILSTGDHVLVRGYWNEVQVEGFEVRVKTIRAHSLQLLAPSHEPYYLENFNFKRSKQWQHFLKLIRKTFEVLDFTEVHTPTLLKAPGTEPFLDFFKTDLKINKSKETYYLPTSPELHMKKLISAGWTRIYEIKNCFRNNEVSEHHQPEFWMLEWYRAYSPFDALVKDIQGILNYLKLHWPHPIVGHGLLKITTVAELFQEHCEFELTPKTTKEELVNLAKKLAISVSKDDSWNDIFFRIFLEKIELSLGYDAPTIVKNYPPSQAALARINPDGWADRFELYWKGLEIANAFHELNDPEEQLRRFKEEIAFRKNRSGEEIPVDEEFMTALRAGFPPTAGIALGLDRLFMALVDIKDISKTRAFPIKSDQ; from the coding sequence ATGCAAAAAACTATAGCCAATAGTGCTTTGATCTCTAAAGTTATAAAACTCTTTGAAAACATTTTGCCTCTCACAGAATACCTGTGTATCAATGCAACACAGATGAATACCACCAGACAACAATACCTTAAATCAGAATGGAATCAATACCCTTTTTTAGAGCTCAAAGTCTTTACAGTTAGAGATTTTTTAAAGCATTTTGCAAAGCTCAATTCAGGTGAAAAAAAAATAAAAACTGATGATTTTTGGGTCGCAGGCAGGATCTTTAAAGGCGAAGCCCAGAATGGTGTTCATTATTCTATCGAAAGCCAAGACGAGACCCTCACTCTTGATTTTAGCTCCAATTGCAAACTTTCACAAAAATATCCCAACGATGAGATTTTATCTACGGGTGATCATGTTTTAGTAAGAGGTTATTGGAATGAAGTCCAAGTTGAAGGATTTGAAGTTCGTGTAAAAACAATCCGAGCGCACTCTCTGCAATTGTTGGCTCCATCGCACGAACCTTATTATCTAGAAAATTTTAATTTCAAACGCAGTAAACAATGGCAGCATTTTTTAAAATTGATTAGAAAAACTTTTGAGGTTTTAGATTTTACGGAAGTTCATACCCCAACACTTTTAAAAGCTCCTGGCACAGAACCTTTTTTGGATTTTTTCAAAACAGATTTAAAAATTAATAAATCCAAAGAAACATACTATCTTCCAACAAGCCCAGAACTTCATATGAAAAAATTGATCTCTGCTGGTTGGACGCGCATTTACGAAATCAAAAATTGCTTTAGAAACAACGAGGTCTCCGAGCATCACCAACCCGAATTCTGGATGCTAGAATGGTACAGAGCTTACTCACCTTTTGATGCTCTGGTGAAGGACATTCAGGGAATTCTAAATTATTTAAAACTTCATTGGCCCCACCCTATTGTGGGCCACGGATTACTAAAAATCACAACTGTGGCAGAGCTTTTTCAAGAGCACTGCGAATTTGAACTGACTCCAAAGACTACAAAAGAAGAGTTGGTAAACTTAGCTAAGAAACTTGCTATCTCAGTCAGTAAAGATGACAGCTGGAACGATATTTTCTTTAGAATCTTCTTAGAGAAAATTGAATTGTCATTGGGCTACGATGCTCCCACAATTGTAAAAAATTATCCACCGTCACAAGCTGCTCTTGCGAGAATCAATCCTGATGGTTGGGCAGATCGTTTTGAACTTTACTGGAAGGGTTTAGAAATCGCCAATGCCTTCCACGAATTGAATGACCCAGAAGAACAGCTGAGACGTTTTAAAGAAGAAATTGCTTTCAGAAAAAATCGCAGTGGCGAAGAGATTCCGGTGGATGAGGAGTTTATGACCGCATTGAGAGCGGGATTCCCTCCTACCGCAGGAATTGCCTTAGGCCTCGACAGATTATTTATGGCTTTAGTAGATATCAAAGACATTTCGAAAACTAGAGCCTTTCCAATTAAGAGTGATCAATGA
- a CDS encoding HU family DNA-binding protein: MTKADLINLISEKAGITRVKAETVVNTIFDSMVEALQKGDRIEIRGFGSFVNRKYDAYKGRNPRTGEVIEVEQKKLPFFKVGKELKEEINVNAGKPLPEDDD; encoded by the coding sequence ATGACCAAAGCAGATCTTATCAATCTCATCTCAGAAAAAGCTGGAATCACAAGGGTCAAAGCAGAAACCGTAGTGAATACTATCTTCGATTCTATGGTTGAAGCCCTACAAAAAGGCGATCGTATTGAAATCAGAGGATTCGGATCTTTTGTAAATCGTAAATACGATGCTTACAAAGGAAGAAATCCAAGAACTGGCGAAGTGATCGAAGTTGAACAAAAGAAACTTCCATTTTTCAAAGTCGGAAAAGAATTAAAAGAAGAAATCAACGTGAATGCGGGAAAACCTTTACCTGAAGACGACGACTAA
- a CDS encoding glycosyltransferase family 4 protein: MLGFFRKSNIPDQLNICMTSYKFPLSERTSEYGFLFPIAKGLVQAGHKVTVISSQSNPTTFEMVKDGVQIHFIDPKLQRRTNFPTEVRRKFSELHKLNRFHIVHSLDSSGSPIARRRKLYKLATAFDVRGTQLSQMFSILSMKRESLSNMLKTDFVMVYKFLRTYWGTDRKVLKSADAVFVSSPAERIALERYYYYPDARMFTVPYGVQFKSDIDIQAIEKISHKYNLTSDNQCVVTISDMTSIDSIKNLLKAFQKVSIKKPDARLIILGHGPLLHQLEYEVYSLALGSKVILTGAVTDEQIFDYISVGQVFVNLSSRSTGFEPSLLVAMSQGKTIIGSETSAISSIVEDGIEGFLVRPADIQTLSQLILDIFRGQLNTQEIGKRASLKVKDLFDTDKMVKTTIDAYKKILNRSHY, from the coding sequence ATGTTAGGATTTTTTCGTAAAAGCAATATTCCAGATCAATTGAACATTTGTATGACTTCATACAAATTTCCGCTCTCTGAAAGAACTTCGGAATATGGATTCTTATTTCCTATTGCCAAAGGTTTGGTGCAAGCGGGCCACAAGGTGACGGTGATTTCTTCTCAATCCAATCCTACAACTTTTGAGATGGTCAAAGATGGTGTACAAATCCACTTCATTGATCCTAAGCTTCAGAGACGTACCAATTTTCCGACGGAAGTTCGCCGGAAATTCAGCGAACTTCACAAACTCAACAGATTCCATATCGTGCATAGCCTAGATTCCTCTGGCTCACCCATCGCTCGCAGAAGAAAGCTTTATAAATTGGCTACAGCCTTTGATGTGCGCGGCACGCAGCTCTCGCAAATGTTTTCTATTCTTTCTATGAAGCGCGAGAGTTTAAGCAATATGCTCAAAACTGATTTTGTCATGGTTTATAAGTTTTTAAGAACTTATTGGGGCACAGATCGCAAAGTTCTAAAGTCTGCCGATGCCGTGTTTGTTTCTTCACCTGCCGAAAGAATCGCGCTCGAAAGATACTACTACTATCCGGATGCAAGAATGTTCACCGTACCATACGGCGTTCAATTCAAATCAGATATTGATATTCAGGCCATCGAAAAAATCAGTCACAAATACAATCTGACTTCAGACAATCAATGCGTGGTGACGATCTCGGATATGACAAGTATTGATAGCATCAAAAATCTTCTCAAGGCTTTTCAAAAAGTTTCGATCAAAAAACCCGATGCAAGACTCATCATTTTGGGTCACGGCCCCCTTCTTCATCAATTGGAATATGAAGTTTACAGCCTCGCACTCGGCAGTAAAGTGATTCTCACCGGAGCTGTTACGGACGAACAAATTTTTGATTATATTTCGGTCGGACAAGTTTTTGTGAATCTGAGTTCTAGATCGACGGGCTTTGAGCCAAGTCTTTTGGTGGCAATGTCCCAGGGGAAAACCATTATCGGTTCTGAAACTAGCGCGATCTCTTCCATCGTGGAAGATGGAATCGAAGGGTTCTTGGTTCGTCCTGCAGATATTCAAACTTTATCACAATTGATTCTCGATATTTTCCGTGGACAGCTCAACACCCAAGAAATAGGAAAAAGAGCTTCATTAAAGGTAAAAGACCTTTTTGACACGGATAAAATGGTGAAAACAACCATCGACGCGTACAAGAAAATCCTCAATAGATCTCACTATTAA
- the mutT gene encoding 8-oxo-dGTP diphosphatase MutT, which translates to MTIKKRPTWIPVATGFIRKNGLVLVGQRPEGHSLAGQWEFPGGKIELGENPEQALKRELHEELGIEAEVGALRHSHTHSYGDRAILILFFDVQLWKGEPKSQHHTELKWIDPKDLGQMEIPEANRKILPKLMELLK; encoded by the coding sequence ATGACGATCAAAAAAAGACCAACGTGGATTCCCGTTGCAACTGGCTTTATCAGAAAAAATGGTCTTGTTCTCGTAGGTCAAAGACCCGAAGGACATAGCCTCGCTGGTCAATGGGAATTTCCTGGTGGAAAAATTGAATTGGGCGAAAACCCAGAGCAAGCCCTGAAAAGAGAACTCCACGAAGAGCTCGGAATCGAAGCCGAAGTCGGAGCCTTGAGACATTCTCATACTCACTCCTACGGTGATCGCGCAATTTTAATTTTATTCTTTGACGTCCAACTCTGGAAAGGCGAACCCAAAAGCCAACATCATACCGAGCTCAAATGGATTGATCCCAAAGACCTCGGCCAAATGGAAATCCCCGAGGCCAATCGCAAGATTTTACCTAAGCTTATGGAGCTTCTGAAGTAG
- a CDS encoding quinone-dependent dihydroorotate dehydrogenase, whose protein sequence is MIKRFERLKPWLILPTNLGHKFSPFFLKAYGRISPMRTYTWKPFTWRGLDFTNPLGVAGGFDKNAELIEELWTLGVGFVEVGTVTPNHQKKNPGKTVARNTKSKALWNQLGFPSEGADIVKKRLHSLKQPHFTPVFVNIGKNRDTPMERACDDYVKLVRTLAGSADVFVINISSPNTPQLRSLLSPDKLQDFLSVIIEENRDASIGTPTPILLKLSPDMTEDELRKILDVSMEAGVDGWILTNTTIARENCPPFPQTGGVSGLPLKEKSKLLLKTTVQHLGKDKKDKLLVSVGGVMTSEDVFERLAIGADLVQVYSTLIFEGPFFFKKVFQDSLEFYKINK, encoded by the coding sequence ATGATTAAAAGGTTTGAAAGACTCAAACCTTGGCTCATTCTTCCGACAAATCTTGGTCATAAGTTCAGTCCATTTTTTCTAAAAGCATATGGGCGCATTAGCCCTATGCGCACTTACACATGGAAGCCCTTCACGTGGAGGGGTTTGGATTTTACCAATCCCCTTGGCGTTGCTGGAGGCTTTGATAAAAATGCTGAGCTCATTGAGGAGCTTTGGACTCTGGGGGTTGGCTTCGTAGAAGTTGGAACCGTTACTCCAAATCATCAAAAGAAAAATCCTGGTAAAACCGTGGCTCGCAACACAAAATCCAAAGCTCTTTGGAACCAGCTCGGTTTTCCGAGTGAAGGTGCAGACATTGTAAAGAAAAGACTTCATTCCTTAAAGCAACCTCATTTCACTCCTGTGTTTGTGAACATTGGAAAAAATCGCGACACTCCAATGGAGAGAGCTTGTGATGATTATGTCAAACTCGTGAGAACTCTCGCTGGTTCTGCTGATGTATTTGTGATCAATATTAGTAGCCCGAACACCCCTCAATTGAGATCTCTTTTAAGCCCGGACAAGCTTCAAGATTTTTTATCCGTCATCATCGAAGAAAATCGTGATGCCAGCATTGGAACTCCAACTCCAATTCTTCTCAAACTTTCTCCTGACATGACAGAAGACGAACTCAGAAAAATTCTGGATGTGAGTATGGAAGCCGGAGTTGATGGCTGGATATTAACAAATACCACAATTGCTCGTGAAAACTGCCCTCCATTTCCTCAAACTGGCGGAGTTTCTGGATTGCCTCTGAAAGAAAAATCAAAATTGTTATTAAAAACAACAGTTCAACATCTCGGAAAAGATAAAAAAGATAAATTACTCGTCTCTGTCGGTGGCGTTATGACGTCCGAGGACGTCTTCGAGCGTTTAGCGATTGGCGCTGATCTTGTGCAAGTTTATTCAACACTTATCTTTGAAGGTCCCTTTTTCTTTAAAAAAGTCTTTCAAGATAGCCTTGAGTTTTATAAGATAAACAAATGA